In Caloenas nicobarica isolate bCalNic1 unplaced genomic scaffold, bCalNic1.hap1 Scaffold_371, whole genome shotgun sequence, one genomic interval encodes:
- the NPM1 gene encoding nucleophosmin — protein sequence MEDSAMDMESMGPLRPQTFLFGCELKADKEYQFKVDDEENEHQLSLRTVTLGAGAKDELHVVEAEALDYEGNPIKVVLASLKMSVQPTVSLGGFEITPPVALRLKCGSGPVYISGQHLVALEEEPESDDEEDDTKIVNASTKRPASGGGAKTPQKKPKLSEDDEDDDEDDDDEDDDDEDDLEDDEEEIKTPMKKPVREAPGKNMQKAKQNGKDSKPSTPASKSKTPDSKKDKTLTPKTPKVPLSLEEIKAKMQASIDKGSSLPKLEPKFANYVKNCFRTEDQKVIQALWQWRQTL from the exons ATGGAGGACAGCGCCATGGATATGGAGAGCATGGGACCCCTGCGCCCGCAGACCTTCCTCTTCG gcTGTGAGCTTAAAGCAGACAAGGAGTATCAGTTCAAAGTAGACGATGAAGAAAATGAGCATCAGTTATCTTTGAGAACG GTTACTTTAGGGGCTGGAGCCAAAGACGAATTACACGTTGTAGAAGCAGAAGCATTGGACTATGAAGGCAACCCTATTAAAGTAGTACTGGCATCTCTGAAAATGTCAGTGCAGCCTACG gTTTCATTAGGTGGCTTTGAGATCACACCGCCGGTGGCCTTGAGGTTGAAATGTGGTTCAGGGCCTGTTTACATCAGCGGTCAACATCTTGTAG CGTTAGAGGAAGAACCAGAATCAGACGATGAGGAAGATGATACAAAAATTGTGAACGCTTCGACGAAGAGACCAGCAAGTGGAGGGGGAGCCAAAACACCACAG aaaaaaccaaaattgtcagaagatgatgaggatgatgatgaagatgacgatgatgaggatgatga TGATGAGGACGACTTAGAGGatgatgaggaagaaataaaaacaccaaTGAAGAAA CCTGTCCGTGAGGCtccaggaaaaaatatgcagaaagcaaagcaaaatggaaaagactCTAAGCCCTCCACACCAGCATCTAAATCAAAA ACTCCAGATTCCAAGAAGGATAAGACTCTAACTCCAAAAACACCAAAAGTCCCTCTGTCGTTAGAGGAGattaaagcaaaaatgcaaGCGTCCATAGATAAG GGTTCTTCCCTTCCTAAGCTGGAACCCAAATTTGCCAACTATGTTAAGAATTGCTTCAGGACGGAGGACCAGAAG GTCATTCAAGCTCTCTGGCAGTGGAGACAGACTCTGTAA